A single Anopheles arabiensis isolate DONGOLA chromosome 2, AaraD3, whole genome shotgun sequence DNA region contains:
- the LOC120896165 gene encoding cell wall protein DAN4-like, with amino-acid sequence MASAIVRLLVTVVMMDVCAVGWTEAAPQVNHWHDATNSLYPIDYMQTLCERDCPGEPSFMCDFYECDEDEEEDESANEVDNDLHEESEEEYYDEEDEMEDHYTDLVHEVFDCGSNKTLTCTTASTTPSTTTESTTTESSTSTTTESTTTTTTTKKHISKSTHKKHRKKSTTPHGKTSTTTDMTSSDSTTTSKMSKKSSTTSTTAKPTTTTPTTESSSTASSTSTSASSQSSTTASTTTEPTTTTSTTESSSTVTSSSAGSTTPQTCSCYMFCDGKNCMCRLRGSVSSTKPPKKAASNVGHRHRTGKDVFASIYKKIQRLSDGSNVEPTSSHLRRVGTNETNPTTTVAPPPTTVRVNEIVSLPVEFGKRRKLSARQLNRLLKSGASRDEIYRLLEQYMVPSREEPQRCLQAGSDAPEI; translated from the coding sequence ATGGCGAGTGCGATAGTGCGGCTGCTAGTGACGGTAGTGATGATGGACGTGTGTGCCGTTGGATGGACGGAAGCGGCTCCACAGGTTAATCATTGGCATGATGCAACCAATTCACTGTATCCGATAGATTATATGCAGACACTGTGCGAAAGAGATTGCCCCGGTGAGCCAAGTTTTATGTGTGACTTTTACGAGTGtgacgaggacgaggaggaggacgagagTGCCAATGAGGTGGATAATGATTTGCACGAGGAAAGTGAGGAAGAGTATTACGACGAAGAGGATGAGATGGAGGATCACTATACGGATCTGGTGCATGAAGTTTTCGATTGTGGGTCGAATAAGACGCTAACTTGTACAACGGCAAGTACTACACCAAGTACGACCACCGAGAGTACTACAACGGAAAGTTCTACAAGTACTACAACTGAgagtactactactactactactactaaaaaacatatttctaAGAGTACCCACAAGAAACATCGCAAAAAATCCACAACCCCTCACGGCAAGACATCTACGACCACGGATATGACTTCTTCTGATTCGACTACCACTTCGAAGATGTCAAAAAAATCCTCGACGACTTCTACCACAGCGAAGCCCACTACAACTACCCCAACAACTGAATCCTCCAGTACTGCCAGCTCTACATCTACATCTGCATCGTCACAGTCATCAACGACGGCTTCTACCACCACGGAGCCTACAACAACTACCTCCACAACTGAATCGTCCAGCACTGTAACTTCCTCAAGCGCAGGCTCTACGACTCCCCAAACTTGTAGTTGCTACATGTTCTGTGATGGAAAGAACTGCATGTGTCGTTTGCGTGGAAGCGTATCCTCCACCAAACCACCCAAGAAAGCGGCCAGCAACGTTGGACACCGTCACCGTACGGGGAAAGATGTGTTTGCAagtatttacaaaaaaatccaaagGCTCTCCGATGGTTCAAACGTGGAGCCGACAAGCTCCCATCTGCGCCGGGTCggaacaaatgaaacaaaccccACGACAACTGTTGCTCCACCACCTACAACGGTACGTGTGAACGAAATAGTGTCGCTTCCGGTTGAATTTGGCAAACGTCGAAAGCTGTCAGCAAGACAGTTGAATCGGTTACTTAAATCTGGAGCATCCCGGGACGAGATCTATCGACTGCTGGAGCAGTACATGGTGCCGAGTAGGGAAGAACCCCAACGGTGCCTCCAAGCGGGATCTGACGCACCGGAAATCTGA